One segment of Acidobacteriota bacterium DNA contains the following:
- a CDS encoding alginate lyase family protein, with the protein MSFLHKLQRAQQLGPKKVLAELNRRLRHHLTLSFRRLRARISPPTLTISQLEKKLPGLAQADWHRHFTTRTSPRFFPGLEQIKATAELINRQCPLATQATLTAANVLCQHQFYFFFHQLGHESDEINWLDGWPRKHYTEIVYGPALTPPRDIKFTWEIGRFLHTSTLGRAYALTNDEQFATEFFSQLESFDRASPCEFGPHWLCAMEVGIRAVNLITGFYFFRHSPGCTPEQVARLLRMLYEHACFIEQNLEKTHHLTSNHYLSNLVGLLFIGVMFPEFDKSHSWRAFAWCELLTEFEKQVYPDGADFEASTSYHRLVTELFAYSFWLGEHNELQLPDEARSKLARMFDFTRTCLRPDGLIPQIGDTDNGQLLTLAERHPIDHAYLPFLGVALGLEVALPKLNPEYRQHIPAALPGHSSAPEPEAEAIWVSGRVPEGIVGPSISTAFPDAGVYVLRQADDFLIVYCGDNGIGGFGSHGHNDALAFEVWSKGRAWLVDAGTYSYTGNLEARHLFRSTEFHNTARIDGQDIKPILKSAPFSLGANVQPRVRNWKTGETEDLLEAEHDGFQRLPDKIHHQRRILFNKSEREWVVEDRFISEPSQTKHLIELFFNFDAGITIESATGSQIIAKDDQRRSFYIQTVHSSVILTAEVVNRWVSYGYGHRTNSQGVVWSVESKLPVIVTWRMFAID; encoded by the coding sequence ATGTCTTTTCTTCATAAACTCCAGCGGGCACAACAACTTGGACCGAAAAAAGTCCTGGCTGAACTCAACCGCCGCCTTCGCCACCATCTTACCCTGTCATTCCGACGCCTCCGGGCCCGGATTTCCCCTCCAACGTTGACCATTTCGCAGCTTGAAAAGAAATTGCCGGGCCTGGCACAAGCTGACTGGCACCGTCATTTCACCACCCGGACGTCACCACGGTTTTTCCCTGGCCTGGAGCAAATCAAGGCAACCGCAGAACTGATCAACCGGCAGTGCCCGCTGGCAACCCAAGCGACCTTAACAGCGGCCAACGTCTTGTGCCAGCATCAGTTTTATTTCTTCTTCCACCAGCTTGGGCACGAGTCGGATGAGATCAACTGGCTCGACGGCTGGCCGCGAAAACACTACACCGAAATTGTGTATGGGCCGGCGTTGACCCCTCCACGTGACATCAAATTCACCTGGGAAATCGGACGATTTCTCCATACCAGCACGCTGGGCCGTGCCTACGCATTAACCAACGACGAACAGTTTGCCACGGAGTTTTTTTCGCAGCTTGAATCGTTTGACCGGGCTTCGCCTTGTGAATTCGGCCCGCACTGGCTGTGCGCGATGGAAGTGGGTATTCGGGCCGTGAACCTCATCACCGGGTTTTATTTTTTTCGGCATTCACCGGGTTGCACACCGGAACAGGTCGCTCGCCTCCTGCGCATGCTCTATGAACACGCCTGTTTTATTGAGCAAAACCTCGAAAAAACCCATCACCTCACCAGTAATCATTACCTTTCCAATCTGGTTGGGCTGCTGTTTATTGGCGTGATGTTTCCTGAATTTGACAAATCGCATTCCTGGCGTGCGTTTGCGTGGTGTGAACTCCTGACTGAATTTGAAAAACAGGTTTATCCGGACGGGGCCGATTTCGAGGCTTCAACCAGTTACCACCGGCTGGTGACGGAACTCTTTGCCTACAGCTTCTGGCTTGGGGAACACAATGAACTTCAACTTCCGGATGAGGCCCGTTCAAAACTGGCCCGGATGTTTGACTTTACCCGAACGTGCCTGCGTCCAGATGGGCTGATTCCACAAATCGGAGATACCGACAACGGGCAGCTTTTGACTTTGGCCGAACGACATCCGATTGACCATGCCTATCTTCCCTTCCTGGGTGTGGCGCTTGGTTTGGAGGTGGCACTACCGAAACTCAACCCCGAGTACCGCCAGCACATACCAGCGGCACTGCCTGGACACTCCTCCGCTCCGGAACCAGAAGCCGAAGCCATTTGGGTGAGCGGACGAGTTCCGGAAGGAATAGTCGGGCCTTCCATTTCAACCGCCTTTCCTGACGCCGGGGTGTATGTCCTGCGCCAGGCTGATGATTTCCTGATTGTGTATTGTGGAGACAATGGGATTGGTGGGTTTGGTTCGCACGGGCATAATGATGCGCTGGCGTTTGAAGTCTGGTCCAAAGGTCGGGCGTGGCTCGTTGATGCTGGAACATACAGTTACACCGGCAACCTTGAAGCCCGTCATCTTTTTCGCTCGACTGAGTTTCACAACACCGCCCGGATTGATGGCCAGGACATTAAACCGATTCTGAAAAGTGCTCCGTTTTCGCTTGGCGCAAACGTCCAACCACGGGTTCGAAACTGGAAAACTGGCGAAACGGAAGACCTGCTTGAAGCTGAACACGATGGGTTTCAACGACTTCCGGATAAAATCCATCACCAGCGACGGATTCTGTTCAACAAATCTGAGCGGGAATGGGTGGTCGAAGATCGCTTTATTTCCGAACCGAGCCAGACGAAACATTTAATCGAATTGTTTTTCAATTTTGATGCCGGTATCACGATTGAATCTGCCACCGGCTCTCAAATCATCGCCAAAGACGATCAACGCCGGAGTTTTTATATACAGACGGTTCATAGTTCAGTCATCTTGACTGCCGAAGTCGTAAACCGCTGGGTTTCATATGGATATGGTCACCGAACCAATTCACAAGGCGTCGTCTGGTCCGTAGAATCAAAACTGCCGGTGATTGTCACGTGGCGGATGTTTGCGATTGATTGA